One window of the Gymnogyps californianus isolate 813 chromosome 13, ASM1813914v2, whole genome shotgun sequence genome contains the following:
- the TWF2 gene encoding twinfilin-2: protein MTHQTGIHATTELRDFFAKARNGSVRLIKVVIEDEQLMLGAHKELSRRWDADYDAFVLPLLDEQQPCYVLYRLDSQNAQGYEWLFISWSPDSSPVRLKMLYAATRATVKKEFGGGHIKDEMFGTVKEDVSLSGYQKHVSSCSAPAPLTAAEQELQQIRINEVKTEISVESKHQTLQGLAFPLQLDAQQAIQALKQKKINYIQLKLDLERETIDLVHTSPTEIADLPKRVPQDSARYHFFLYKHSHEGDYLESVVFIYSMPGYKCSIKERMLYSSCKSRLLDTVEQEFCLEIAKKIEIDDGAELTAEFLYEEVHPKQHAFKQAFAKPKGPVGKRGQKRLIKGPGENGEDS, encoded by the exons CCACCACGGAATTAAGGGACTTTTTTGCCAAAGCCCGAAACGGTTCAGTTCGGCTCATCAAGGTCGTCATCGAGGACG AACAGCTCATGCTGGGAGCCCACAAAGAGCTGTCCCGGCGCTGGGACGCCGACTATGATGCCTTCGTGCTGCCCTTGCTGGACGAGCAGCAGCCGTGCTACGTGCTGTACCGCCTGGACAGCCAGAACGCCCAGGGCTATGAGTGGCTCTTCATCTCCTGGTCCCCCGACAGCTCCCCG GTCCGGCTGAAGATGCTGTACGCCGCCACCAGAGCGACGGTGAAGAAGGAGTTTGGCGGGGGGCACATAAAGGACGAGATGTTTGGAACGGTGAAG GAGGACGTGTCCCTGAGCGGTTACCAAAAGCACGtgtcctcctgctctgccccggccccgctgacTGCAGCCGAGCAGGAGCTCCAGCAGATCCGCATCAACGAG GTGAAGACGGAGATCAGCGTGGAGAGCAAGCACCAGACCCTACAGGGCCTGGCCTTCCCCCTGCAGTTGGATGCTCAGCAAGCCATCCAGGCActcaagcagaagaaaatcaactaCATCCAGCTG AAGCTGGATCTGGAGCGGGAGACCATCGACCTGGTGCACACGAGCCCCACGGAGATCGCCGACCTGCCCAAGAGGGTCCCCCAGGACTCGGCTCGCTACCATTTCTTCCTGTACAAGCACTCACACGAGGGAGACTACCTGGAGTCTGTCG TCTTTATCTACTCCATGCCTGGGTACAAATGCAGCATCAAGGAGCGCATGCTCTACTCCAGCTGCAAGAGCCGGTTGCTGGACACCGTGGAGCAGGAATTTTGCCTGGAGATAGCCAAGAAG ATCGAGATCGACGATGGAGCCGAGCTGACGGCGGAGTTCCTCTACGAGGAGGTGCACCCCAAGCAGCATGCCTTCAAGCAGGCCTTCGCCAAGCCCAAGGGGCCTGTGGGGAAACGGGGACAGAAGCGGCTGATCAAGGGGCCGGGCGAGAACGGCGAGGACAGTTAG
- the ALAS1 gene encoding 5-aminolevulinate synthase, non-specific, mitochondrial isoform X2 — protein sequence MEAVVRRCPFLARVSQAFLQKAGPSLLLYAQHCPQMMEAAPPAAARALATSAARGQQAEEETPAARREVAQQNTDGTQPPTGHPPAGASQSSATKCPFLAAQMNHKNSNVFCKASLELQEDVQEMQVDRKEFAKIPTTSTVRNAKTEGEEQSGLLKKFKDIVLKQRPESVSHLLQDNLPKSVSTFQYDQFFEKKIDEKKKDHTYRVFKTVNRKAQVFPMADDYTDSLITKKEVSVWCSNDYLGMSRHPRVCGAVMETLKQHGAGAGGTRNISGTSKFHVDLEKELADLHGKDAALLFSSCFVANDSTLFTLAKMLPGCEIYSDSGNHASMIQGIRNSRVPKHIFRHNDVNHLRELLKKSDPSIPKIVAFETVHSMDGAVCPLEELCDVAHEHGAITFVDEVHAVGLYGARGGGIGDRDGIMHKMDIVSGTLGKAFGCVGGYISSTSSLIDTVRSYAAGFIFTTSLPPMLLAGALESVRTLKSAEGQVLRRQHQRNVKLMRQMLMDAGLPVVHCPSHIIPIRVADAAKNTEICDKLMSQHSIYVQAINYPTVPHGEELLRIAPTPHHTPQMMSYFLEKLLATWKDVGLELKPHSSAECNFCRRPLHFEMMSERERSYFSGMSKLVSVSA from the exons ATGGAGGCGGTGGTGCGGCGCTGCCCATTCCTGGCCCGCGTCTCGCAGGCCTTCCTGCAGAAGGCCGGGCCCTCGCTGCTCCTCTATGCCCAGCACTGCCCCCAGATGATGGAGGCGgcccccccggccgccgcccgcgccctGGCCACGTCCGCCGCCCGCGGACAGCAGGCGGAGGAGGAGACCCCCGCGGCCCGCCGGG AGGTGGCCCAGCAGAATACAGATGGAACCCAGCCACCTACTGGCCACCCACCTGCTGGTGCTAGCCAGAGCTCTGCTACCAAATGCCCATTCCTGGCAGCTCAGATGAATCACAAGAACAGTAATGTTTTCTGCAAAGCCAGCCTAGAACTCCAAGAGGATGTGCAGGAAATGCAGGTGGACAGGAAAG AATTTGCCAAAATACCAACTACTTCTACAGTGAGGAACGCTAAGActgagggagaagagcagagtgGCTTGCTCAAGAAGTTTAAGGATATTGTGCTGAAGCAAAGACCAGAAAGTGTCTCTCATCTGCTTCAGGATAACTTGCCAAAAT CTGTATCCACCTTCCAGTATGATCAGTTCTTTGAGAAAAAGATAGATGAAAAGAAGAAGGATCACACCTACCGAGTATTCAAAACAGTGAACCGAAAGGCACAAGTCTTTCCCATGGCAGATGACTATACTGATTCTCTGATCACCAAGAAAGAGGTGTCTGTCTGGTGCAGCAATGATTACCTGGGGATGAGTCGTCACCCTCGTGTGTGTGGAGCAGTTAT GGAAACACTGAAGCAACatggtgctggagcaggaggcacaagaaatatttcaggaacAAGTAAATTTCATGTCGATTTGGAAAAAGAACTAGCTGATCTTCATGGAAAAGATGCAGCACTGTTGTTCTCATCTTGCTTTGTAGCCAATGACTCCACTCTCTTCACTCTAGCTAAAATGCTGCCAG GCTGTGAGATTTACTCTGATTCTGGAAACCATGCCTCCATGATCCAGGGGATCCGAAACAGCAGGGTGCCAAAACACATATTTCGCCATAACGATGTCAACCATCTTCGAGAACTATTGAAGAAGTCCGATCCATCTATCCCTAAAATTGTTGCATTTGAAACTGTTCACTCAATGGATG GTGCAGTCTGTCCTCTGGAAGAGCTGTGTGATGTGGCCCACGAGCATGGGGCAATTACTTTTGTGGATGAAGTGCATGCTGTGGGGCTATATGGAGCTCGAGGTGGTGGTATAGGAGACCGGGATGGAATCATGCACAAGATGGACATCGTCTCTGGAACACTTG gcaAAGCTTTTGGTTGTGTAGGAGGATACATCTCCAGTACAAGTTCTCTGATAGACACTGTTCGTTCATATGCTGCTGGCTTTATTTTCACAACATCCCTGCCACCCATGCTCTTAGCTGGTGCCCTAGAATCCGTCCGAACTCTGAAGAGTGCAGAGGGGCAAGTTCTGAGGCGCCAGCACCAACGCAATGTGAAGCTTATGAGGCAGATGCTGATGGATGCGGGGCTTCCTGTGGTGCACTGCCCCAGTCACATCATTCCAATAAGG GTTGCAGATGCtgctaaaaatacagagatCTGTGACAAGCTGATGAGCCAGCACAGCATCTATGTCCAAGCAATCAACTACCCCACAGTTCCCCATGGAGAAGAGCTGCTACGTATTGCCCCTACGCCTCACCACACCCCTCAGATGATGAGTTACTTTCTTG AAAAACTGCTGGCTACATGGAAGGATGTTGGTCTGGAGCTGAAACCACATTCATCAGCTGAATGCAACTTCTGTAGAAGACCTctacattttgaaatgatgaGTGAACGGGAAAGATCCTACTTCAGTGGCATGAGCAAACTAGTATCTGTCAGTGCATGA
- the ALAS1 gene encoding 5-aminolevulinate synthase, non-specific, mitochondrial isoform X1: MEAVVRRCPFLARVSQAFLQKAGPSLLLYAQHCPQMMEAAPPAAARALATSAARGQQAEEETPAARREAKNAKEVAQQNTDGTQPPTGHPPAGASQSSATKCPFLAAQMNHKNSNVFCKASLELQEDVQEMQVDRKGTEFAKIPTTSTVRNAKTEGEEQSGLLKKFKDIVLKQRPESVSHLLQDNLPKSVSTFQYDQFFEKKIDEKKKDHTYRVFKTVNRKAQVFPMADDYTDSLITKKEVSVWCSNDYLGMSRHPRVCGAVMETLKQHGAGAGGTRNISGTSKFHVDLEKELADLHGKDAALLFSSCFVANDSTLFTLAKMLPGCEIYSDSGNHASMIQGIRNSRVPKHIFRHNDVNHLRELLKKSDPSIPKIVAFETVHSMDGAVCPLEELCDVAHEHGAITFVDEVHAVGLYGARGGGIGDRDGIMHKMDIVSGTLGKAFGCVGGYISSTSSLIDTVRSYAAGFIFTTSLPPMLLAGALESVRTLKSAEGQVLRRQHQRNVKLMRQMLMDAGLPVVHCPSHIIPIRVADAAKNTEICDKLMSQHSIYVQAINYPTVPHGEELLRIAPTPHHTPQMMSYFLEKLLATWKDVGLELKPHSSAECNFCRRPLHFEMMSERERSYFSGMSKLVSVSA, from the exons ATGGAGGCGGTGGTGCGGCGCTGCCCATTCCTGGCCCGCGTCTCGCAGGCCTTCCTGCAGAAGGCCGGGCCCTCGCTGCTCCTCTATGCCCAGCACTGCCCCCAGATGATGGAGGCGgcccccccggccgccgcccgcgccctGGCCACGTCCGCCGCCCGCGGACAGCAGGCGGAGGAGGAGACCCCCGCGGCCCGCCGGG AGGCCAAAAATGCCAAAGAGGTGGCCCAGCAGAATACAGATGGAACCCAGCCACCTACTGGCCACCCACCTGCTGGTGCTAGCCAGAGCTCTGCTACCAAATGCCCATTCCTGGCAGCTCAGATGAATCACAAGAACAGTAATGTTTTCTGCAAAGCCAGCCTAGAACTCCAAGAGGATGTGCAGGAAATGCAGGTGGACAGGAAAG GTACAGAATTTGCCAAAATACCAACTACTTCTACAGTGAGGAACGCTAAGActgagggagaagagcagagtgGCTTGCTCAAGAAGTTTAAGGATATTGTGCTGAAGCAAAGACCAGAAAGTGTCTCTCATCTGCTTCAGGATAACTTGCCAAAAT CTGTATCCACCTTCCAGTATGATCAGTTCTTTGAGAAAAAGATAGATGAAAAGAAGAAGGATCACACCTACCGAGTATTCAAAACAGTGAACCGAAAGGCACAAGTCTTTCCCATGGCAGATGACTATACTGATTCTCTGATCACCAAGAAAGAGGTGTCTGTCTGGTGCAGCAATGATTACCTGGGGATGAGTCGTCACCCTCGTGTGTGTGGAGCAGTTAT GGAAACACTGAAGCAACatggtgctggagcaggaggcacaagaaatatttcaggaacAAGTAAATTTCATGTCGATTTGGAAAAAGAACTAGCTGATCTTCATGGAAAAGATGCAGCACTGTTGTTCTCATCTTGCTTTGTAGCCAATGACTCCACTCTCTTCACTCTAGCTAAAATGCTGCCAG GCTGTGAGATTTACTCTGATTCTGGAAACCATGCCTCCATGATCCAGGGGATCCGAAACAGCAGGGTGCCAAAACACATATTTCGCCATAACGATGTCAACCATCTTCGAGAACTATTGAAGAAGTCCGATCCATCTATCCCTAAAATTGTTGCATTTGAAACTGTTCACTCAATGGATG GTGCAGTCTGTCCTCTGGAAGAGCTGTGTGATGTGGCCCACGAGCATGGGGCAATTACTTTTGTGGATGAAGTGCATGCTGTGGGGCTATATGGAGCTCGAGGTGGTGGTATAGGAGACCGGGATGGAATCATGCACAAGATGGACATCGTCTCTGGAACACTTG gcaAAGCTTTTGGTTGTGTAGGAGGATACATCTCCAGTACAAGTTCTCTGATAGACACTGTTCGTTCATATGCTGCTGGCTTTATTTTCACAACATCCCTGCCACCCATGCTCTTAGCTGGTGCCCTAGAATCCGTCCGAACTCTGAAGAGTGCAGAGGGGCAAGTTCTGAGGCGCCAGCACCAACGCAATGTGAAGCTTATGAGGCAGATGCTGATGGATGCGGGGCTTCCTGTGGTGCACTGCCCCAGTCACATCATTCCAATAAGG GTTGCAGATGCtgctaaaaatacagagatCTGTGACAAGCTGATGAGCCAGCACAGCATCTATGTCCAAGCAATCAACTACCCCACAGTTCCCCATGGAGAAGAGCTGCTACGTATTGCCCCTACGCCTCACCACACCCCTCAGATGATGAGTTACTTTCTTG AAAAACTGCTGGCTACATGGAAGGATGTTGGTCTGGAGCTGAAACCACATTCATCAGCTGAATGCAACTTCTGTAGAAGACCTctacattttgaaatgatgaGTGAACGGGAAAGATCCTACTTCAGTGGCATGAGCAAACTAGTATCTGTCAGTGCATGA